A single window of Bombyx mori chromosome 9, ASM3026992v2 DNA harbors:
- the LOC101741452 gene encoding 3-hydroxyisobutyryl-CoA hydrolase, mitochondrial: MYSLIKLKQATLPLLRRTMSSQEPDVLFEALNNAGIVTLNRPKALNSLNTSMVSKLLPQLQEWEKSKSLVIIKGAGEKAFCAGGDVKAAIDKMEGPRFFHTEYNVNYLIGNYKIPYIAFINGITMGGGLGLSVHGRYRVATEKTLIAMPETKIGLFPDVGGSFFLPRLQVNLGLYLGLTGDRLKGKDVVKAGIATHFVPSKRLYELEMLLSRCANDIEVNSLLNKFHEPSEDFSLASNIKHINYCFAASTVEEIIERLEKVQNEWSVKTLETLHQMCPGSLKITLRALQRGAQLDLGQCLQMEYRLACRATENHDFPEGVRALLIDKDNKPQWNPKSLAEADDEYVESYFKRLPEDKELKFFDSKL, from the exons ATGTatagtttaataaaacttaAACAAGCAACATTGCCTTTGTTAAGAAGGACAATGTCTTCCCAAGAACCTGATGTTTTATTTGAAGCATTAAACAATGCTGGCATAGTAACCCTCAATCGACCCAAAGCATTAAATTCCCTCAACACATCTATGGTGTCAAAATTATTACCACAACTTCAAGAATGGGAGAAATCAAAGTCTCTGGTTATAATTAAGGGTGCTGGAGAGAAAGCTTTCTGTGCTGGTGGTGATGTGAAAGCTGCCATAGACAAAATGGAAGGGCCTAGGTTCTTCCATACGGAATACAATGTTAATTACTTGATTGGAAACTATAAAATCCCATATATTGCATTTATAAATGGAATCACAATGGGAGGAGGTCTTGGACTCTCAGTCCATGGCAGATACAGAGTAGCAACAGAGAAGACATTAATAGCCATGCCAGAGACTAAGATAGGACTATTCCCAGATGTTGGTGGATCATTCTTTTTACCTCGTTTACAAGTTAATTTGGGATTGTACTTAGGGTTGACCG GTGACAGATTGAAAGGTAAAGACGTTGTGAAAGCTGGAATAGCTACACACTTTGTACCAAGCAAACGTCTGTATGAACTCGAAATGCTCCTTTCTCGGTGCGCTAATGATATAGAAGTTAATTCACTACTCAATAAATTCCACGAACCCTCGGAGGACTTCTCACTTGCATCAAATATCAAGCATATAAACTACTGTTTTGCGGCTTCGACTGTTGAAGAGATCATTGAGCGACTGGAGAAAGTTCAAAATGAATGGTCCGTTAAGACTTTAGAG ACTCTTCATCAAATGTGTCCTGGCTCTCTCAAGATTACACTGCGAGCCCTCCAACGAGGCGCTCAGCTGGACCTGGGCCAGTGTCTACAGATGGAGTACAGACTGGCCTGCCGAGCCACTGAGAACCATGATTTCCCTGAAg GTGTGAGAGCTCTGCTCATCGACAAGGACAACAAGCCCCAGTGGAACCCCAAGTCTCTGGCCGAAGCTGATGATGAATATGTCGAGAGTTATTTCAAGAGGCTGCCCGAAGACAAAGAACTCAAATTCTTCGACTCCAAACTCTAA